The nucleotide sequence GCCACGGATCTCCTCAAGTTGATAGGATTGATAGGCTTGACTGTAGCTTTGTAATACAACCCGTAAGACAGGCCAGCACGTAATGCGATATTTGATCACCAGCGCCCTACCCTACATCAATGGCATCAAACACCTGGGCAACCTGGTCGGCTCCATGCTGCCTGCGGATGTTTATGCCCGATTTCTCCGGCAGCAGGGAGAAACCGTTCTGTATATATGCGGTACCGATGAGCACGGCACCCCGGCTGAACTAGCGGCTCGTGAAGAGGGGCTAGACGTGGCCGACTATTGCCAGCGGCAGTACGAGCGGCAGGCCGACGTTTACAGCCGCTTTGGGCTGTCTTTTGACTATTTTGGGCGCACCTCTTCGCCTGAGAACCACGAACTCACCCAGCACTTTTATCAGCGGCTCGACGCCAACGGCCTGATCGAAGAGCGCGAGATCAGCCAAATGTATTCTTTAACTGACGAGCGGTTTTTGCCCGACCGCTATGTCATCGGCACCTGCCCTAAGTGCGGCTATACCGCTGCGCGAGGCGACCAGTGCGAAAACTGCACCTCCGTACTCAACCCCACTGATCTGCTGGAGCCGCGTTCTGCTATCTCCGGCAGCACTGACCTAGAGATTCGTCAGAGCAAGCACCTGTTTTTGAGGCTAGATACCCTGAGCGATCGCGTTCGTGAGTGGGTTAGCAGCCATCCAGACTGGCCGCTGCTGACCAAATCCATTGCCCTCAAATGGCTCAATGAAGGATTGCAAAGCCGGGGCATTACCCGCGATCTGAGTTGGGGTATTGATGTGCCCAGGCCCGGCTTTGAGAACAAAGTGTTTTACGTCTGGTTTGATGCGCCGATTGGCTACCTGGCTGCGACCAAAGCCTGGGGAAATAAAACTGGTGAGAACTGGCTGGACTGGTGGCAGCCCAGCGAAACTGAGGCTGATGACGTGCGCTACGTGCAGTTCATGGCCAAAGACAACCTGCCTTTCCACACCATCATGTGGCCTGCCATGATCTTGGGCACTGAAGACCCTTGGAAAATGGCCGACTATATCAAGGGCTTTAACTGGCTCAACTACTATGGCGGCAAGTTTTCTACCAGTTCTAAGCGAGGCATTTTCCTTGATCAGGCGCTGGAGGTGCTGCCCGCTGACTACTGGCGCTACACCCTGATGGCCACCGCGCCCGAATCGGCAGATTCGACCTTTACCTGGGAGCAGCTGCAGAACAAGGTCAACAAAGAGCTGGCCGATACCCTGGGCAACTTCATCAACCGCATCCTCAAGTTCACGGCCTCTCGCTATGGCAATCAGATTCCGGCGGGGGGCACTCCTGGGGAAGCCGAGCAGCAGCTCGAAGCGGACTGCCAGCGCCTGATTGGCACGTTGCAAGACTGTCTGCAGCGGATGGAGTTTCGCAAGGCCACCGAAGCGCTATATGCTCTGTGGACTGTGGGCAACCAGTACATTGACGTGCAGGCTCCCTGGACTCTGTTTAAGCAGGATAAAGAGCAGGCGGCGATGGTGATTCGCACCTGCATTCACCTGATTCGCACCTATGCGATTGTCTCGGCACCGTTTATTCCCTTTACGGTGGCGCAGATCTTTGAGGCGCTGCACCTGCCAGAGTCAGACGGCAACTGTTCGTTTGAGAAAGCGGTTGATTTTGCTGCCCTGCCAGAGGGGCATCCCTTTGAGGTGCCGCCGCCGCTGTTCCAAAAGCTCGATGATGAGCGGATTGAAGAGTTGCGATCGCAGTTTGGTGGCGAGTAGCCCTTTGCCTATGTCTCTAACCCTAGAAACCGAGCGGCTGCGGCTGCGTCCCATTGCGGATAGCGAGGTTGATACGCTCCACGCTATTCTCACGGATTCCTTTGTCCGCAAATACCTGTGCGACGACCAGATTTTCTCCCGGCAGCAAGTCGAGGAGATGCTGGCCGAGAGCCAAAGGGCCTTTGCAGAAGAACGATGGGGGCTTTGGCTGATTGAAGTTAAAGCCGAACCTACTCCCATTGGGTTTGTGGGCCTGTGGAACTTCTTTGAGGAACCGCAGCCGCAGCTGGCCTATGCTCTGCTGCCAGGGGCGACTGGGCAGGGCTACGCGACCGAGGCCGCTACTCG is from Pseudanabaena sp. FACHB-2040 and encodes:
- a CDS encoding GNAT family N-acetyltransferase, whose translation is MSLTLETERLRLRPIADSEVDTLHAILTDSFVRKYLCDDQIFSRQQVEEMLAESQRAFAEERWGLWLIEVKAEPTPIGFVGLWNFFEEPQPQLAYALLPGATGQGYATEAATRILTYAFDELGYGYLVASCDKPNLASQNVAERIGMKRVEERTENGKPIVFFRIERSMGEDGSEG